A region of Theileria annulata chromosome 2, complete sequence, *** SEQUENCING IN PROGRESS *** DNA encodes the following proteins:
- a CDS encoding yippee-like zinc binding protein, putative (1 probable transmembrane helix predicted for TA12420 by TMHMM2.0 at aa 5-27;~Signal anchor predicted for TA12420 by SignalP 2.0 HMM (Signal peptide probability 0.183, signal anchor probability 0.644) with cleavage site probability 0.044 between residues 29 and 30), whose translation MIFTSIFLSITSHYLFTFLVTISIIFHRCIDCGSHLTTSKELVSTSFRGRTGVAWLFTRVVNVSEGPFEERMMTTGQHTIVDIYCNDCGANLGWKYEEATEESQKYKKGKFILEKALLKNNNPNYSSSVEDDNEVTDD comes from the exons ATGATATTTACGAGTATTTTTTTGTCTATTACGtcacattatttatttacctTTTTAGTTACAATTAGTATAATCTTTCATAGATGTATTGATTGCGGAAGTCATTTGACAACCTCGAAGGAACTAGTTTCTACCAGTTTTAGAGGTAGAACTGGCGTTGCATGGCTCTTTACCAG AGTCGTGAATGTATCTGAAGGTCCCTTTGAAGAGCGTATGATGACTACAGGTCAACATACAATTGTTGATATTTATTGCAACGACTGTGGAGCCAATTTGG GTTGGAAGTATGAGGAGGCAACTGAGGAATCACAGAAGTATAAAAAGGGCAAATTTATACTAGAAAAG GCATTATTGAAGAATAACAACCCAAATTATTCTAGTAGTGTTGAAGACGATAATGAAGTCACTgatgattaa
- a CDS encoding thioredoxin, putative (1 probable transmembrane helix predicted for TA12365 by TMHMM2.0 at aa 123-145;~GPI-Anchor Signal predicted for TA12365 by DGPI v2.04, no cleavage site predicted): MMKNICNIGLAKECHNLLQKRFLVRVVESADDYKATILQDKLVLAKFSASWCKPCQKAKPVIEELSNELPHLNFIDVDVDNLPQIADEEGVKTIPFFKLFRSGKLLDEVTGNLLSLLINTSYLSRYQFTLTTQLFIIHLVVIIYFTNNI, translated from the coding sequence atgatgaaaaatatatgtaATATCGGTTTGGCTAAGGAATGCCACAATTTACTCCAAAAACGTTTCTTGGTTCGTGTTGTGGAGTCGGCTGACGATTACAAGGCGACAATACTTCAGGATAAATTAGTGCTGGCAAAGTTTAGTGCCAGTTGGTGTAAGCCTTGTCAGAAAGCTAAGCCAGTGATTGAAGAACTCAGTAACGAGCTTCCTCACCTAAACTTCATCGATGTCGATGTTGATAATCTTCCTCAAATTGCCGATGAAGAAGGAGTCAAAACCATCCCATTTTTCAAGTTATTTAGAAGTGGTAAACTATTAGATGAAGTTACAGGTAATCTTCTATCCCTCCTTATTAACACCAGTTATTTATCCAGATATCAATTTACATTAACAacacaattatttataatccATCTAGTTGTAATAAtctattttacaaataatatcTAA
- a CDS encoding vacuolar ATP synthase, putative has translation MKKEIIDDCWLVSNSVRNSTSTDEIYTLLKKHLMKHNTIHDIGMFNVPFDLRFKSFDSLLTCADELEKEDQSVESSLKRAKQLALDINPSVELKVHYDGRQYSLSSYVTKFVWDDRKFPKYLPITENLKNLSQLVHKLMDDLILKSVAYNELKYKRNSVNSSTDGNIQFRDLVYVITPEVVESHDDFMETNHLTTVVVYVPISSQDDFLNTYMTFSDNVVPNSAKHINLPKSTKSGGIMLWRVLLFKSSVEKFIESCKSNGYNANKFVYSEDRYRQLLEEQSRLETDTQRQQAFLSRIYDVAHSDIFIYWIHLKAMRIFCESVLKFGLPVQFASFFIFPVSSKQEQLHKILYEMIPKYSNSEQNAGNAPVFEPTLSFSSYFYLHFIHFLHLLSSFILS, from the exons ATGAAGAAGGAGATTATTGATGACTGTTGGCTGGTATCAAATTCTGTCAGAAACTCAACTTCGACTGATGAGATTTATACGTTGTTGAAGAAGCATTTGATGAAGCACAACACAATTCACGACATCGGCATGTTTAACGTTCCATTTGACCTTCGTTTCAAGTCCTTTGACTCTCTTTTGACATGTGCTGACGAATTGGAGAAGGAGGACCAATCTGTTGAATCTTCTCTCAAAAGGGCCAAGCAATTGGCTTTAGATATCAACCCATCTGTTGAGTTAAAGGTTCATTACGACGGAAGGCAGTACTCTCTTTCCAGCTATGTAACTAAATTTGTTTGGGACGACCGTAAGTTTCCCAAGTACTTACCAATCACCGAAAACTTGAAAAATTTGTCACAATTGGTTCATAAGTTGATGGACGACTTGATTCTCAAGTCTGTTGCCTACAACGAATTAAAGTACAAGCGTAACAGTGTTAACAGTAGCACTGACGGTAATATTCAGTTCAGGGATCTTGTATATGTAATTACCCCTGAGGTTGTTGAGAGTCATGATGACTTCATGGAGACAAACCACTTGACCACGGTTGTAGTTTACGTCCCAATCAGTTCACAGGATGACTTTCTCAACACTTACATGACTTTCAGCGATAACGTCGTACCAAATTCAGCCAAACACATAAACTTACCTAAATCCACCAA ATCTGGAGGAATAATGTTATGGCgtgttttattatttaaatcaagtGTTGAGAAGTTCATTGAGTCGTGCAAATCGAACGGATACAACGcgaataaatttgtttattctGAAGATCGTTACAGGCAGTTACTGGAGGAACAGTCGCGTCTGGAGACTGATACACAGCGTCAGCAAGCTTTCCTTTCCCGCATCTATGATGTAGCTCACTCTgacattttcatttattgGATACATCTAAAGGCAATGAGAATATTCTGCGAAAGCGTTTTGAAGTTCGGATTGCCTGTTCAGTTTGCCTCATTTTTTATCTTTCCGGTCAGTTCGAAGCAGGAACAATTACACAAGATTTTGTATGAAATGATTCCAAAATACTCAAATTCAGAACAGAATGCAGGTAATGCCCCGGTTTTTGAACCAACCCTTTCCTTCTCCTCATATTTCTACCTACActttattcattttttacatcTTTTAAGCAGTTTTATACTATCATAG
- a CDS encoding uncharacterized protein (1 probable transmembrane helix predicted for TA12305 by TMHMM2.0 at aa 784-806), which yields MSEGVFPVIKLPNNCKHISYIKSKIISELLQLSHFDVVDNDRNKCFVPGCQGSDVKQLKTFALMGYPPLRTYYAINYIGLGLYPLKNVDIDDWYTAYIPLNLRHFTDNFSIKHFLLKIIRNPRLSDDDFSKFRNYITGNSDLSSAVINNKDQPPADAATTDHKDEGLMITPSCMYATKPEISSILTFEELDVKLQILIQIKTKPDSYTTSPNSITLNENFDSCFPNSEIEWYVKNVDDIIAERLLFKIHPIKPNNNSGNKLNQTAASTPNANKSSTTNGAGGGTNIGTVMLLAENEQIGFELSKEAGFNDLKDLYKLDCSADSLFYWNESLILKLRWTEKQNKLLYYLKTLISGKSIEWGKELKVWRISSKFLFETVKFCVFLGLKVESKVLFDVWRWLVGAGISTPSEFDARVFTKWLSDYGVFSFLRVAINFTEEPLTASILPYNKGLITVFKESNRQNYVWDKDLSCWRFNSVSDLLRDLLSVNSAFRESSSSERQLMESKGFYIDSIKDELQQSNKSTNYHKSVYQIKQKNGVLKRKRREYEEDDEFVTKIMITVAGNDDHLQRLIDKVKSVVEKISPPLSSISSTGKIVMGGTGTGGIEFLQVPTDLDTWNQVSMCVVPNEENKQIPVNKYDHNVYSYLLVVASLVLMASLIGDVFIVKESAIDYLLDNFKTWPGPHDSINYTKWSHIINISEPRCWGGLDFDGRQSLAQTGLFDNEDFYISGSNNDSTFPLVIPYKGSFSNLLILQLFKTTSYLVILSHRSTDLNSYLLLRIKMINIIIFITPFMNIYKMLIMLGCGNIVTNPKDAEYVIITDKDSTEAKDLFHNIICRKFGNNDEDLISITHGARHSTLVTPKYIYDCILEWKLKRPTHSLGHMAF from the exons ATGTCGGAAGGAGTATTTCCAGTGATCAAATTGCCAAATAATTGTAAGCACATTTCGTACATAAAGTCGAAGATCATAAGTGAACTGTTACAGCTGAGTCACTTCGACGTGGTTGATAATGACAGGAATAAGTGTTTCGTTCCCGGCTGCCAGGGGTCTGATGTGAAGCAGTTGAAGACGTTTGCCCTAATGGGATACCCTCCGCTACGAACTTATTACGCAATTAACTATATCGGACTGGGACTTTATCCACTCAAAAACGTTGATATAGATGACTGGTACACTGCTTATATTCCCCTCAATTTGCGCCATTTTACCgataatttttcaattaaGCATTTTTTACTTAAGATCATAAGGAACCCACGCCTCTCAGATGATGATTTCTCAAAATTTCGTAATTACATAACCGGGAACTCTGATCTGTCTTCAGCTGTTATCAATAACAAAGACCAGCCCCCTGCAGACGCAGCTACAACTGACCATAAAGATGAGGGACTGATGATAACTCCATCATGTATGTACGCAACAAAACCAGAAATATCTAGCATACTAACTTTTGAGGAGTTGGACGTAAAGTTACAAATTCTAATACAAATTAAGACCAAACCCGACTCATATACTACTTCACCAAATTCAATCACGCTAAACGAAAATTTTGATTCGTGTTTCCCCAACTCCG AAATAGAATGGTATGTAAAGAATGTTGATGATATAATTGCTGAGcgtttattatttaaaattcaCCCAATTAAGCCGAACAATAATTCTGGTAACAAGCTCAACCAAACTGCTGCTTCTACCCCAAATGCTAATAAATCTAGTACAACTAATGGTGCGGGTGGTGGCACGAACATTGGAACAGTAATGTTATTGGCTGAGAATGAACAAATTGGATTTGAGTTGAGTAAGGAAGCAGGATTTAATGACCTGAAGGATTTGTACAAACTGGACTGTTCAGCAGATTCTCTTTTTTACTGGAACGAATCTTTGATACTTAAGCTTAGATGGACTGAGAAGCAAAACAAACTTCTGTACTACCTGAAGACGTTGATTAGCGGGAAGAGCATTGAGTGGGGAAAGGAGTTGAAGGTTTGGAGGATTTCTTCAAAGTTCCTGTTTGAAACAGTTAAGTTCTGTGTATTTCTAGGTCTTAAGGTGGAGAGTAAAGTGCTGTTCGACGTCTGGAGGTGGTTGGTTGGCGCGGGAATTTCCACGCCGTCTGAGTTTGACGCGAGAGTATTCACTAAGTGGTTGTCGGACTATGGTGTTTTCTCGTTTCTCAGGGTGGCGATTAACTTTACCGAAGAACCCTTGACTGCCTCCATTTTGCCTTACAACAAGGGCCTTATAACAGTCTTTAAGGAAAGCAACAGACAAAATTATGTTTGGGACAAAGATCTTAGTTGTTGGAGATTCAACAGTGTCTCGGACCTCCTAAGAGACCTGCTATCAGTTAATTCTGCATTCAGAGAAAGTAGCTCCTCAGAGCGCCAACTAATGGAATCAAAAGGCTTTTATATCGACTCCATCAAAGATGAATTGCAACAGTCAAACAAATCAACAAATTATCACAAATCAGTCTATCAGATCAAGCA GAAAAATGGAGTATTAAAAAGGAAGAGAAGAGAATACGAAGAAGATGACGAGTTTGTAACTAAGATCATGATAACAGTTGCCGGGAATGATGATCATTTACAACGTCTAATTGATAAAGTTAAATCAGTTGTTGA GAAGATATCACCTCCGTTAAGTAGTATATCATCCACTGGGAAAATAGTGATGGGAGGAACAGGGACCGGAGGGATTGAGTTTCTCCAGGTCCCAACTGACCTCGACACCTGGAACCAGGTTTCCATGTGCGTAGTCCCAAATGAGGAAAACAAACAAATTCCAGTCAATAAATATGACCACAACGTATACTCATACTTACTAGTAGTAGCATCATTAGTT TTAATGGCAAGCTTAATCGGGGATGTGTTTATAGTCAAAGAATCTGCAATCGATTATCTTTTGgacaattttaaaacttgGCCCGGACCACATGATTCAATCAATTATACCAAATGGAGccatattattaatat AAGTGAGCCTAGATGCTGGGGAGGTCTAGATTTTGATGGTAGACAAAGCTTAGCACAGACTGGTTTATTTGATAATGAAGATTTCTATATTTCCGGTTCAAATAATGATTCAACATTT CCCTTGGTCATCCCCTACAAGGGGTCCTTTAGTAATCTActaattctacagctaTTTAAAACTACTAGTTATCTAGTTATTTTGTCACACCGAAGTACAGatttaaatagttatttgttactaagaataaaaatgattaatattattatatttataaccccttttatgaatatatacaa GATGTTGATAATGTTAGGGTGCGGTAATATCGTAACAAATCCTAAAGACGCAGAGTATGTTATCATCACGGATAAAGACTCGACCGAAGCTAAAGATCTTTTTCA taatataatttgtagaAAGTTTGGAAATAATGATGAAGATTTGATATCAATAACCCATGGAGCGAGACACTCAACATTAGTGACACCCAAGTACATTTACGATTGTATTCTAGAGTGGAAACTTAAGAGACCAACCCACTCCCTCGGCCATATGGCattctaa
- a CDS encoding subtelomeric sfi-fragment-related protein family member, putative produces the protein MNFKNGFSGALKSMNEPIFKKIILDINEETPINNYVKCKIKRNSVYFKSRFGTRINKIIDSKHVLNGNPLVVWESDNEDELIKDVSYYINGFGEKYLAMLFENNNYAFLQFSEYYSVVKNNTHERKNLNFYKFYDINDSTYKKLEDVIDLYLIDLKGFKYSVEFHFSKDYKKKFGKNLPIQLNYNIFKDELYIKFIDGRIEFLNVNNKNIKLFDKKEKINSLNKLCQTNEFSINTNITNIHNSTTTIPLNTINKINESDAHTLSRVDSVDNSLNFYNIESFINNKRSFNNSTYFTNNGIKLVVVDIKKEEPTKEYNCINSGKFIEFRCYSGCGITKVLESNGRRVPRLIWSSPEPNCHACRIFLNKDNDNKYLMLLSTTNNYLLYHYSDEYCCWEDITQTRITLRKLKLYKNNGDEIELTNCRVVFENFECKVSISDDCVRAECENSSFSISVKQNENDIIDLILINLLYNTVVVFLKKGKPILLSLL, from the coding sequence atgaattttaaaaatggcTTTTCCGGTGCATTAAAATCAATGAATGAAccaatatttaaaaaaataatactaGATATCAATGAAGAAACtccaataaataattatgtaaaatgtaaaattaaacgTAATTCTGTTTACTTTAAAAGCAGATTCGGTAcaagaataaataaaataatagaCTCAAAACATGTCTTAAATGGGAATCCCTTGGTGGTTTGGGAAAGTGATAATGAagatgaattaattaaagaTGTTTCATATTATATCAATGGTTTTGGAGAAAAATACTTGGCAATGTTATTCGAAAATAATAACTACGCATTTTTGCAATTCTCTGAATACTACTCGGTTGTAAAAAACAATACTCATGAAAGAaagaatttgaatttttataaattctatGATATTAATGATTCTACTTACAAGAAATTGGAAGATGTTATAGATCTctatttaattgatttgaAAGGCTTTAAATACTCAGTTGAATTTCACTTTTCAAAGGATTATAAGAAAAAATTTGGTAAAAATTTGCCAATACagttaaattataacatttttaaagaTGAACTCTAcatcaaatttatagaCGGAAGAATAGAATTTCTAAAtgtgaataataaaaatattaaactatttgataaaaaagaaaaaattaattcattaaataaacttTGTCAAACAAATGAATTTTCTATAAACAcaaatataactaatatcCATAATAGTACCACGACGATACCtttaaatacaataaacaaaattaatgaaagTGATGCCCATACTCTAAGTAGAGTTGACTCTGTTGATAATTCACtgaatttttataatattgagtcatttataaataataaaagatcgtttaataattcaacctattttacaaataatggtataaaattagtagTCGTGGATATAAAGAAAGAAGAACCAACAAAGGaatataattgtataaatagTGGTAAGTTTATAGAGTTTAGGTGTTATTCTGGATGTGGAATAACTAAGGTATTGGAATCAAATGGAAGAAGGGTTCCGAGGCTTATTTGGTCATCTCCCGAACCAAACTGCCATGCCTGTAGAATATTTCTAAACAAagataatgataataagtACTTGATGCTGTTATCAAcaactaataattatttgcTCTATCATTACTCAGATGAGTATTGTTGTTGGGAAGACATAACTCAGACAAGAATAACATTAAGGAAGTTAAaactttataaaaataatggaGATGAAATTGAATTGACAAATTGTAGAGTagtatttgaaaattttgagTGTAAAGTTAGTATTAGTGATGATTGCGTCAGAGCGGAGTGCGAAAACTCAAGCTTCTCAATTTCAGTAAAACAGaatgaaaatgatattatagACTTAATTCTCATAAATCTATTATATAACACAGTTGTTGtctttttaaaaaaagGAAAACCGATTCTACTAAGCCTTCTCTAA